From Brassica oleracea var. oleracea cultivar TO1000 chromosome C3, BOL, whole genome shotgun sequence, a single genomic window includes:
- the LOC106333723 gene encoding gibberellin-regulated protein 3-like, which yields MAIFRATLLMLLILVCLTTYELHVHASEGAEAESREGAVKIDCSGRCKGRCNKSSRPNLCLRACNSCCFRCNCVPPGTHGNHHLCPCYASITTRGGRLKCP from the exons ATGGCAATCTTCCGGGCGACACTGCTTATGTTGCTTATCCTCGTCTGCCTTACCACATATGAG CTTCACGTTCACGCTTCTGAAGGTGCAGAAGCAGAAAGCAGGGAAGGTGCTGTTAAAATCG ATTGCAGTGGGAGATGCAAAGGGAGATGCAACAAATCGTCCAGGCCGAATCTCTGCTTGAGAGCATGCAACAGCTGTTGTTTCCGATGCAACTGTGTACCACCTGGCACACATGGAAACCATCACCTATGCCCTTGCTACGCCTCCATTACCACTCGCGGTGGCCGCCTCAAGTGCCCTTGA